One Sphingopyxis macrogoltabida genomic region harbors:
- a CDS encoding 2-keto-4-pentenoate hydratase has product MADIAAIAARLDEAALGARAIAQITGQEGELPLAEAYEIQRAAIDRRLARGATLVGVKMGFTSEAKMVQMGLKDQIWGRLTSDMVVVNGAAIDRARFIHPRVEPEVAVRLKAPLAGEVTRDEALAAIDAVAAALEIIDSRYENFRFALGDVVADNASSSAFVTGPWLAADTDIADVAMVMRVDGEVAETGTSAAILGDPVRSLVAAARLAGAAGLTLQPGWTVMLGGATAAAAIGTARSVSLDAGHLGRVGFTIGGGVA; this is encoded by the coding sequence ATGGCAGACATTGCCGCCATCGCCGCAAGGCTCGACGAAGCTGCCCTCGGTGCCCGCGCGATCGCGCAGATCACCGGGCAGGAGGGCGAATTGCCGCTCGCCGAAGCCTATGAAATCCAGCGTGCCGCCATCGACCGGCGCCTCGCGCGCGGCGCGACGCTCGTCGGGGTGAAGATGGGCTTCACCAGCGAAGCGAAGATGGTCCAGATGGGGCTCAAGGACCAGATCTGGGGCCGGCTGACCTCCGACATGGTCGTCGTCAACGGCGCTGCGATCGACCGCGCGCGCTTCATCCACCCGCGCGTCGAGCCTGAGGTCGCGGTACGGCTGAAGGCGCCGCTCGCGGGCGAAGTGACGCGCGACGAAGCGCTCGCGGCCATCGATGCGGTCGCCGCGGCGCTCGAGATCATCGACAGCCGCTACGAGAATTTCCGTTTCGCGCTCGGCGATGTCGTCGCCGACAATGCGTCGTCGTCGGCGTTCGTCACCGGACCGTGGCTTGCCGCCGACACCGATATCGCCGATGTCGCGATGGTGATGCGCGTCGACGGCGAGGTCGCCGAGACCGGGACGAGCGCCGCGATTCTCGGCGATCCGGTCCGCTCACTCGTCGCGGCGGCGCGGCTTGCGGGCGCGGCGGGGCTGACCCTCCAGCCGGGCTGGACGGTGATGCTCGGCGGCGCGACCGCGGCGGCGGCGATCGGCACTGCGCGCAGCGTATCGCTCGACGCCGGCCATCTCGGCCGCGTCGGCTTCACGATCGGGGGAGGCGTAGCATGA